A section of the Anabaena cylindrica PCC 7122 genome encodes:
- a CDS encoding DsbA family protein: MLKIFQNLRIWTITSLLCFSLSWSLPAQADTKIDPQLEQQVLQIIRKNPEVIIETVQAYQQEQQQKVQQVRQEFLQNFRTNTKAVIGDSPTTGSTQLNTVLLEFSDFECPYCAEAHKTLKDLLAKYPNQFTLVYKHFPLVQIHDQALPSAKASWAAYQQGKFWEYHDALFTNQKQLGETLYLDIAKNLKLDLAKFKTDRNLADKAIKQDLQMAYKLGLSGTPSLIINSKNVSGPIQLSEVESILQGGK, translated from the coding sequence ATGCTCAAAATCTTTCAAAACCTGCGTATCTGGACAATTACCAGCTTACTCTGCTTCAGCCTTAGCTGGTCGCTTCCTGCACAAGCTGATACCAAAATCGATCCCCAACTAGAACAGCAAGTATTACAAATTATTCGCAAAAATCCAGAGGTAATTATCGAGACTGTTCAAGCATATCAGCAAGAACAACAGCAAAAAGTACAGCAAGTCAGACAAGAGTTTTTACAGAATTTCCGAACCAATACTAAAGCTGTAATTGGTGATTCTCCTACCACAGGTTCGACTCAATTAAACACTGTGCTGTTAGAATTTTCTGACTTTGAATGTCCATATTGTGCCGAAGCACATAAAACTCTCAAAGACTTGTTAGCAAAATACCCAAATCAATTTACCTTAGTTTATAAACATTTTCCCTTAGTACAAATTCATGACCAAGCATTACCATCTGCAAAAGCATCTTGGGCAGCATATCAACAGGGTAAATTTTGGGAATATCATGATGCCCTATTTACTAATCAAAAACAATTGGGTGAAACCTTATATTTAGATATTGCTAAAAATCTCAAATTAGATTTGGCGAAATTTAAAACCGACCGCAATTTAGCCGATAAAGCAATTAAACAAGACTTACAGATGGCTTATAAACTGGGACTTTCTGGCACACCTTCTTTGATAATCAATAGCAAAAATGTTTCTGGGCCAATTCAGTTATCAGAAGTTGAAAGTATTTTACAGGGTGGAAAATAG